gtttttgtgtttgtgttgtccaccactgtttgacaactggtgttaatgcttacatccccataactcagcaattttgcaaaagaaaccaatagaataggtaccagaaatttactggggttgatttgtttgactaaacccttcaaggtggtgctccagcatggcagaaGTTCAATAACTGAAGCcagaaaaaggataaaagaaaccCAAATATTTCAATGTGTCATTGCTTGTTTCTCTGATAACCTGTAGCCTAGaattagaaagagaaatgaaatcatTTCGTTGGAGTTACAAACTCAATGTTCTGGATCATAATGCCTTTGAAAAAGCTTATGCCCCAAAATATAAACCAAGACTGAAATAAAATCTACAGTCAATAGGATTCAGTCCACATGCAGGATTCTAAGGGTTTTAATGCCAGGAAATAAAATCAGGCCGAAAGgaatatcattcttttattctttttcttttatttgtttcactaatttgactgcagccatgctggagcactgcctttagtcaaaaaattcgacctcaggacttattctttgtaagcctagtacttatgctatcggtctcttttgctgacctactaagttatggagatgtaaacaccccaaaatcggttgtcaagcaatggtggaaaaacacagacacacaaacatatatatacaggggttggacaaaataatggaaacacctagcatcatagcatcataattttgaaatatctataaaaccatcaaaagcttgtttatttttatgttttttgattttatattaatgttgcttaatatgttttgcaaaAATTGAtgattcttttcagatatcatcagaaaaatgtaattaaaattcattaaaatgacacatctatcggactttcaaagaggtcaaattgttggtgcttgtatggcaggtgctagcataaggAAAACAGtggaaatgtttggtgtatcaagaagtactgtctcgaaagtaatgacaacctttgagaaaaaagtgaaaaacctccttgtcaaaacaaaactctggaagaaaatcaaaactttcagactcttatgcaaattgttaaaaaagatcacaaaagtacagctcccaaaattgcTGTAGAGCTTAAcaaccacctcgagaacccattttccacaaaaactgttcaccaggagctgcacaaagccaaatttcatgggagggctgcaatcagaaaaccactactttcaaaaacaaagttgcacagcatttagagtggagtaaaaacctacataattggtccctagagcagtggaagaatgttattttctcggacgagtcatcctttatcttctttccgaccactggccaagtatacatgtggagaaaGCCAAAACAAGCATTTGACCCaaactgctttcttccaactgttaaacatggagaagaatctgtgatgatctgggggggggGTATGTCTTGGAAATCTGCGAGCCCAATGGTTTGCTtgcatggcagaattaatagtcaagactatttaagcattttatctgatcaaattcatcctatggttgcggaactgtttcccgagggaaacacaatctttcagggtgataatgcaccaattcacaaagataaagttgttactgaatggcacaaggaacattctagtgaagttgaacatcttatctggccaccacagtccccagatttcagtattattgaacatttatggtgcattttagaaaaatgaataaggagtcgatatcatccaccatcatcactacaagaactagacactgttttaattgaagaatggacaaaaattcctttggaaacgattcaaactttgtacaaggcCATACCTCAAAGAATTCAAGCTGTGATTACAGGTGGTCCTATTCCATACtgatataaatttgtttgaaattttttggtgtttctatcattttgtccaacccctatatatatatatatatatatNNNNNNNNNNNNNNNNNNNNNNNNNNNNNNNNNNNNNNNNNNNNNNNNNNNNNNNNNNNNNNNNNNNNNNNNNNNNNNNNNNNNNNNNNNNNNNNNNNNNNNNNNNNNNNNNNNNNNNNNNNNNNNNNNNNNNNNNNNNNNNNNNNNNNNNNNNNNagagagagagagagagagagagagagagagagagagagagagagatagatagatgtgccactcatatatgtgtgtgtgtgtgtgtgtgtgtgtgccaaggtgccactcagtggaactgaaccaagatccatgtggttgggaagcaagcttcttattacacagccacacctgtgcctatgtatattttcttatgaTCCTTGGAAAATTTCTAATGCGACAATAAATTATATGAGATTTGTCTCAGGAAACTACTTGAATAGTACTTAAAACACAGGAAAAATTACATAAGCTCAAAGGTTGATGCAATCTTCAGAGAAATCCAAGAAAATCCAAGAAAAATGTAACAGATTATTGGGTGTAAGCTGAATATGCACAAATTTAGAAAGATGTATATTAAACTGGTTATCTCTGACAAATATGTTTGAAggaaacatgtataaatattattggtATATCTACTTCAAAACTATTACCTGCAGAACTTTGATATGATGCAGTTACAAGCCTTGTGGAGTTGTTACCAATAGGAGGCAATATGGTTATGTAATTTATGTAGTTTTTAGACATTCTTTAgcaggtcatcatcatcaccatcgttatttaacgtctgttgtccatgctggcatgggttggacggtttgaccagggctggccagctggagagctgctccaggttcctgtctgatttggcttggtttttatggcttaATGCcatccctaacaccaaccactttacagagtgtgcttggGTGTTTATATgtggtatattttatgtatattttatatggcaCTGAGATGGCTGCTTTCTGTGTGACACTGGCACAAGTAAtttttgcatgacaccagcacGGGTACATCTTGTGCGGCGCCAGTATTCAGTAATATATGTTATATCACCAACAATGGTGCTAAGGTTGGAAAATTTCTGGAAGTTTTCAGAAAGTAACAAATTTGAAGACAGAGACTATCACTACCCACGAGTATATACAGACACCATATACAGGAGTTGCGCAATGATGCTGTCGAGTGGAAGGCCCCAAAATGGCACACATTCTCTCTTGATGACCCTATGAACTTGCTAGCATTCATTAGCACTTGTATCTACTAGTTGTTTGTAGATAATGCTGGTAACACCTgtatctgcaagttgtttgcaaaagaaaaaagtgtgtgtgtgtgtgtgtgtgtgtgtgtgtgtgcatgcatgtgtgtgtgtgtgtgcatgcatgtgtgtgtgtgtatgtgataatgTCTCCTTATCTAACCTTATCTAACCATCAtgtaatgattgtaaatgagcaatctttctgttatatcgcaatactacacagtggttgTGTGAGCATctcatcctcgtcgccactgttatatcgcacgtgtggatgatctctactcaactctCACTTCCGACGACTCGACTCTACCGAACTCGAAGTCTAGTCTACCATTGACTCCGTCTCACTCTTACGCTCTGCTCGATGCTTTTCGTCTagctatttatacgtattggactagcATACTTATCGCCTGAGGGAGTCCACACAACACTTTCATGGTAAACATATCtagtcatgggaaaatattatcttacttggaaacaaggaaaggtgacaggaaagacatctaactctagaaaatctgtctcaacaaattttgATTTTACCAATGCAAACATACAAAAGGAAACTTCAaagatggtgacgatggtgatggtgatagtgatgataaatATCACacgttttattaattaattatttatatatcatttcagGCACTCTGTTCTCAAGCCCAAGTTCGATACAACCCAGGGTAAGAACTTCATGAATTCCTTTTCAACATATCTAAGCAAGAAAAAGTATAAACACTTAAGATTATAGAAAATGTGAATATTATTGCATCGTTCCAAGTTTTCTCGATATAAATattagtctcaaattttggcagaaggtcagtaattttgggtgtgagagtaagtcaattacactaactccagtgctcaactggttcttattttatagaccctgaaaggacgaagggcaaagtcaacctcgatggaatttgaactcaggatataaaaatgaatgaaaagctgccaaatgttttgttcaacaggccaatgattctgctagctcgctgccttttctTGATATAAATATCAACTTTAAAGAATCTTTAGTATTACTTCCACTTGTTAACATCTTTTAAATGGGTAACATATAACAGCTGAatgggtcaactttgccttacatcctttcggggtcgacaaattaagtaacagtgaaacactgaagtcgatgtaatcaacaaattCCCtttcccaaaatggctgccctcgTGGAaaaatttgtagtagtagtagtagtagtagtagtagtagtagtagtagtagNNNNNNNNNNtagtagtagtagtagtagtagtagtagtagtagtttttgttgttgttgttatcatcataaaTCTATTACATGCTACTTTAGCTAGCAGGGATATTATCTTGAAGTCTGGTGAGAACAGGTAACCTCAAATCTCAAGACTCTTTCTTAGGCTTTTTGCAGAATATACTACAGCACTTCTTTCTGTCTCAGTTCCAATATTCTTCAGCCTCTCAGGTGACTGCCAGATGTTGTGTACCGATTTTACAGTAATGACAAATCTTGGATTTCAtgtaataaattttgataaaGGCCATGTATATTTGTCATGTagattttcaattttcatttagtCCAAAGGATTCACTCTGTTTCCTTTTTAATGCAGAGGTagtcatatttttaaatatatattttgtgattttcaatgttaggaacataacactaaaatatagataatgttttcatataatatcttaatgcaattatattattataccatatatgtataattatatctcattgtatatattatttacttaacAGGATAATCTATCTTCAACTGAGAAAGCCTTTTCTTCTATTCAAAGTAACCTTTCAATAAACACTGCAAAACTTACCAATGACATCACAGTATTGACTGCATATTTCAATATCGGAGCCTTTGCAAAGGGATCTTTGGGGAATATATTTACACCTAGTAAGTATTACGAATGGATGTCTGCATATGGTAAGATGCTCAATAATCTAGTTGTTTATACAGATGATGAACGTACATacaaaacttttcagaagttaaGGGGGAATGCTTTCAAAGAACAAACCaagttattttttataaacaAGACGGAATTGTTATCATttcagatagaaaaaaatatttctgatatatttaaacAACCTGGTTACCCAAAGCATCTTCCCAATACTGTTGTTCCTGAGTACTCTTGTGCCATGCATGCGAAATATGAATTGCTTAACCGAATCATAAGAAAGAACTTTTTTCACACTAAATACTTTATGTGGTCAGATGCTGGATTATTCCGGACAccccaaaattctttatttaaattgGCATTACCTAAAAATTTTGATGATACAAAAGTTGCTCTCAGCCGAGTGTTTGATTTTAATGAGAACTCAACATATAAAgacattatttataataataatgtgtggcTTGCAGGTGGCTGCAGTCTTGGTAAATATGATGTTTTGTACAAATTTACTCaagaatatttcaattttcttcataAATCTTTATCCATGAAACTAGTAAGTACGGATCAGCAAATTATATATGGGATGTATGTGGACAAACAAAAGCCTGTGACATATCTCCAACTTTATGAATCAGGTTGGTATGCATTAAGCAATGCATGTTATGAAGCAGGAAAGGCACTAATTTGATTAATTAGTATCTTCCCTGCTTCAAAAATATGAATGTTGTAAAACAATGGACAAAAGAATGTTTGGAATCATCACTTTATTGAGAAGCATTTCACCTTATTatgataacataaatatttttccttaacTTTCCTTTCTTGCATTCATTTTGTTTCGtatttaactacacacacacaacaaacacacatgtatatagacatacacgcatacatatctttCTTCCAACTAACATGGAATGTATACgtataatagcatatatatatatatgtatatatatatatatatgtataaaagataataagagtgaaaaaactacagaaggcttgtgttacttggttaaagtatatatttaaattatgtcagaaaaatgttagaaaaatgttagaaaaattttagaaaatctttttggtatataaacattgtattttgagaaataaccggtttcgtgttgtcttttcaaatttctctacttcattgtgtcgtgttcacTCGAGTGTATNNNNNNNNNNNNNNNNNNNNNNNNNNNNNNNNNNNNNNNNNNNNNNNNNNNNNNNNNNNNNNNNNNNNNNNNNNNNNNNNNNNNNNNNNNNNNNNNNNNNNNNNNNNNNNNNNNNNNNNNNNNNNNNNNNNNNNNNNNNNNNNNNNNNNNNNNNNNNNNNNNNNNNNNNNNNNNNNNNNNNNNNNNNNNNNNNNNNNNNNNNNNNNNNNNNNNNNNNNNNNNNNNNNNNNNNNNNNNNNNNNNNNNNNNNNNNNNNNNNNNNNNNNNNNNNNNNNNNNNNNNNNNNNNNNNNNNNNNNNNNNNNNNNNNNNNNNNNNNNNNNNNNNNNNNNNNNNNNNNNNNNNNNNNNNNNNNNNNNNNNNNNNNNNNNNNNNNNNNNNNNNNNNNNNNNNNNNNNNNNNNNNNNNNNNNNNNNNNNNNNNNNNNNNNNNNNNNNNNNNNNNNNNNNNNNNNNNNNNNNNNNNNNNNNNNNNNNNNNNNNNNNNNNNNNNNNNNNNNNNNNNNNNNNNNNNNNNNNNNNNNNNNNNNNNNNNNNNNNNNNNNNNNNNNNNNNNNNNNNNNNNNNNNNNNNNNNNNNNNNNNNNNNNNNNNNNNNNNNNNNNNNNNNNNNNNNNNNNNNNNNNNNNNNNNNNNNNNNNNNNNNNNNNNNNNNNNNNNNNNNNNNNNNNNNNNNNNNNNNNNNNNNNNNNNNNNNNNNNNNNNNNNNNNNNNNNNNNNNNNNNNNNNNNNNNNNNNNNNNNNNNNNNNNNNNNNNNNNNNNNNNNNNNNNNNNNNNNNNNNNNNNNNNNNNNNNNNNNNNNNNNNNNNNNNNNNNNNNNNNNNNNNNNNNNNNNNNNNNNNNNNNNNNNNNNNNNNNNNNNNNNNNNNNNNNNNNNNNNNNNNNNNNNNNNNNNNNNNNNNNNNNNNNNNNNNNNNNNNNNNNNNNNNNNNNNNNNNNNNNNNNNNNNNNNNNNNNNNNNNNNNNNNNNNNNNNNNNNNNNNNNNNNNNNNNNNNNNNNNNNNNNNNNNNNNNNNNNNNNNNNNNNNNNNNNNNNNNNNNNNNNNNNNNNNNNNNNNNNNNNNNNNNNNNNNNNNNNNNNNNNNNNNNNNNNNNNNNNNNNNNNNNNNNNNNNNNNNNNNNNNNNNNNNNNNNNNNNNNNNNNNNNNNNNNNNNNNNNNNNNNNNNNNNNNNNNNNNNNNNNNNNNNNNNNNNNNNNNNNNNNNNNNNNNNNNNNNNNNNNNNNNNNNNNNNNNNNNNNNNNNNNNNNNNNNNNNNNNNNNNNNNNNNNNNNNNNNNNNNNNNNNNNNNNNNNNNNNNNNNNNNNNNNNNNNNNNNNNNNNNNNNNNNNNNNNNNNNNNNNNNNNNNNNNNNNNNNNNNNNNNNNNNNNNNNNNNNNNNNNNNNNNNNNNNNNNNNNNNNNNNNNNNNNNNNNNNNNNNNNNNNNNNNNNNNNNNNNNNNNNNNNNNNNNNNNNNNNNNNNNNNNNNNNNNNNNNNNNNNNNNNNNNNNNNNNNNNNNNNNNNNNNNNNNNNNNNNNNNNNNNNNNNNNatatatatatatatatatatatatatatatatatatatatatatatagagagagagagagagagagagagagagagagacgaaacaGACTCGAAGGTGCTGTTCTGTATGATTAAGAGATTAACACTTATATTATGCAGTAAAATCGATGAAAAGAATATAGTGTACTTGTCATAAAGAGTATAAAATCCAACGTTTTGCACACCCAGTCCTTCTTCAACGGGAAAGTTGAATGGGATAGAAATTAATGGAAGACAACAGGGTTAAACATCCTCCAAGTTGCAAAATCAATGTGAGAAACAGTGTAATAAGAAAGGAGGAAGTAAAGAAAGGAGGCATAGCAGgtaaaatggaaagaaacaaaTTCAGAACAAAATTATTCTCACTCTTGAGTTTATATTATGgaagtacgcgcgcgcgcgcacacgcacacacacacacacacacacacacacacacacacacacacatgcacacacagcctcacacatgcacacatgca
This genomic interval from Octopus bimaculoides isolate UCB-OBI-ISO-001 chromosome 4, ASM119413v2, whole genome shotgun sequence contains the following:
- the LOC106882606 gene encoding uncharacterized protein LOC106882606, coding for MTRISTKVFAVFGIIVAIFLFQYATSVFQSTLFSSPSSIQPRDNLSSTEKAFSSIQSNLSINTAKLTNDITVLTAYFNIGAFAKGSLGNIFTPSKYYEWMSAYGKMLNNLVVYTDDERTYKTFQKLRGNAFKEQTKLFFINKTELLSFQIEKNISDIFKQPGYPKHLPNTVVPEYSCAMHAKYELLNRIIRKNFFHTKYFMWSDAGLFRTPQNSLFKLALPKNFDDTKVALSRVFDFNENSTYKDIIYNNNVWLAGGCSLGKYDVLYKFTQEYFNFLHKSLSMKLVSTDQQIIYGMYVDKQKPVTYLQLYESGWYALSNACYEAGKALI